Proteins found in one Lysinibacillus fusiformis genomic segment:
- the thiE gene encoding thiamine phosphate synthase, translated as MKREDLQLYFIMGTSNVPHHEQSIYILEKALQAGITMFQFREKGPHVLTGLAYEQFARQCQKRCHQYSVPFIVNDDVELAMRLGADGVHIGQDDLPVGVARKRIGNMILGVSVHSQDELQTAINHQADYVGIGPIFATSSKSDAQPPCGTSFLQQARYLHPELPIVAIGGINCTNAHAVFQAGADGIAVISAICQSEDIEHTVSTFKSLCRINK; from the coding sequence ATGAAACGTGAGGATTTGCAGCTTTATTTTATTATGGGTACGAGCAATGTTCCTCATCATGAACAATCGATCTATATCCTAGAAAAGGCATTACAAGCAGGCATTACAATGTTTCAATTTCGCGAAAAAGGTCCTCATGTGTTAACTGGATTAGCCTATGAACAGTTTGCACGCCAATGTCAAAAACGATGTCATCAGTATAGTGTACCCTTTATCGTTAATGACGATGTCGAGCTAGCGATGCGACTCGGTGCTGATGGTGTTCATATCGGACAAGATGATTTACCTGTTGGAGTAGCACGGAAAAGAATTGGGAACATGATTCTTGGTGTTTCTGTCCATTCACAGGACGAATTGCAAACGGCTATTAACCATCAAGCTGATTATGTAGGGATTGGTCCAATCTTTGCAACATCTTCTAAAAGTGATGCACAACCACCTTGTGGCACATCTTTTTTACAGCAGGCTCGTTATCTTCATCCTGAATTACCGATTGTAGCAATCGGAGGAATTAATTGTACAAATGCACATGCTGTATTTCAAGCTGGTGCTGATGGTATTGCTGTGATTTCAGCTATCTGTCAAAGCGAAGATATTGAACATACAGTATCTACGTTTAAGTCTTTATGTCGTATAAATAAATGA
- the hisJ gene encoding histidinol-phosphatase HisJ, with protein sequence MKRDGHIHSPFCPHGTTDSFNQYIEKAISHHFKDITFTEHAPLPKSFFDPTPQQDSGMNPDDLMPYIKELQHLQQRYAQDIRIRIGLEVDYIQGYEQETRQLLDTYGHFLDDAILSVHFLKWQDTFVCIDFSSECFIDFSKKVGSVEQVYDLYYDTVLQSIRADLGPYKPKRIGHPSLIHKFQLAHNEKIDDARRIREVLDSMKCAGYELDLNSAGLSKQYCQEPYPPFAFIHYSQAIQLPYVFGSDAHSAEDLHQHYNVILPI encoded by the coding sequence ATGAAACGTGATGGGCATATACATAGTCCTTTTTGTCCACATGGCACTACGGACTCATTCAACCAATATATTGAAAAAGCAATTTCTCATCATTTCAAAGATATAACATTTACAGAACACGCCCCATTGCCCAAAAGTTTTTTTGATCCAACCCCGCAACAAGATAGTGGCATGAACCCTGATGATCTCATGCCTTACATTAAAGAATTGCAACACCTGCAACAACGGTATGCACAGGATATTCGCATCCGTATCGGATTAGAGGTTGACTATATCCAAGGTTACGAACAAGAAACTCGTCAACTCCTTGATACATATGGACATTTTTTAGATGACGCTATTTTATCAGTTCATTTTTTAAAATGGCAAGATACCTTTGTATGTATCGACTTTTCTTCTGAATGCTTTATTGATTTTTCAAAAAAAGTTGGCTCTGTTGAACAGGTTTATGATTTATATTATGATACTGTCCTACAATCAATTAGAGCAGATCTTGGTCCATACAAACCAAAACGGATTGGGCACCCATCACTTATTCATAAATTCCAACTGGCGCACAACGAAAAAATCGATGATGCACGACGTATTAGAGAAGTATTGGACAGCATGAAATGTGCGGGCTATGAATTAGATTTAAATAGTGCTGGTTTAAGTAAACAATATTGTCAGGAGCCCTATCCACCTTTTGCCTTTATCCATTATAGTCAAGCTATTCAACTACCATATGTATTTGGTTCGGATGCACATAGCGCAGAGGATTTACATCAACACTATAATGTTATATTACCAATATAA
- the thiI gene encoding tRNA uracil 4-sulfurtransferase ThiI yields the protein MIWKEILIRYGELSTKGRNKMDFIRRLRENIRHAFADLGQLHIRTERDRMFIAIEDEAQMQTLITGLPKIFGIQSFSPVAACEKEMESMKKLAITIMETFKDEQHTFKVEVKRTDKTFPLESHAIQREIGGYVLPQFQNLSVKVKKPDIELRVEVRHDATYMMAQVIPGAGGMPVGSNGKSLLMLSGGIDSPVAGYLMMKRGVRLEAIHFFSPPYTSQNSLEKVKVLANELTKFGASIRLHVIPFTEIQVLIKEKVPSNVSMTTTRRMMLKVADQVREEIGALAIVTGESLGQVASQTLESLTAINAVTNTPILRPLISTDKLEIIDKAEKIGTYETSIQPFEDCCTIFTPASPKTKPKLEKVEHYESFSDFDELIERAVKNREVYIFPKKEEQQQDKFADLL from the coding sequence ATGATTTGGAAAGAAATTTTAATTCGATATGGTGAGCTTTCTACAAAAGGCCGCAACAAAATGGATTTTATTCGCCGCTTACGTGAAAATATTCGACATGCTTTTGCTGATTTAGGTCAACTGCATATTCGTACAGAACGTGATCGTATGTTTATTGCTATAGAGGACGAAGCACAAATGCAGACGCTAATTACAGGTTTACCTAAAATTTTTGGTATTCAATCATTTAGCCCTGTAGCTGCATGTGAAAAAGAGATGGAAAGTATGAAAAAGCTCGCTATCACGATTATGGAGACATTTAAAGACGAGCAACATACATTTAAAGTAGAAGTAAAACGTACTGATAAAACATTTCCATTAGAATCTCACGCCATCCAACGTGAGATTGGTGGCTATGTTTTACCGCAATTTCAAAATTTATCTGTCAAAGTGAAAAAGCCTGATATTGAGCTACGTGTAGAAGTTCGTCATGATGCAACTTATATGATGGCACAAGTCATTCCTGGTGCAGGTGGAATGCCAGTAGGATCTAATGGGAAGTCTTTATTAATGCTATCAGGCGGTATTGATAGCCCTGTCGCAGGTTATTTAATGATGAAGCGTGGTGTGCGATTAGAAGCGATTCATTTCTTTAGTCCACCTTATACAAGCCAAAATTCATTAGAAAAAGTTAAAGTGCTTGCTAATGAATTAACGAAATTTGGTGCTAGTATTCGTTTGCATGTTATTCCTTTTACTGAAATACAAGTTCTTATTAAAGAAAAAGTACCTTCTAACGTATCGATGACAACAACACGCCGAATGATGCTGAAGGTTGCTGATCAGGTGCGTGAGGAAATTGGTGCACTTGCTATTGTAACGGGTGAAAGCCTTGGACAAGTAGCGAGTCAAACGCTTGAAAGCTTAACAGCAATTAATGCAGTAACAAATACACCTATTCTACGTCCGCTGATTTCAACAGATAAATTAGAAATTATCGATAAGGCTGAGAAAATCGGCACATACGAAACATCTATTCAGCCATTTGAAGATTGCTGTACGATTTTTACACCAGCAAGTCCTAAAACAAAACCAAAGCTTGAAAAGGTGGAGCATTATGAAAGCTTCTCTGATTTTGATGAATTGATTGAGCGAGCAGTGAAAAATCGCGAGGTCTATATTTTCCCTAAGAAAGAAGAACAGCAACAAGATAAATTTGCAGATCTATTATAA
- the ezrA gene encoding septation ring formation regulator EzrA has product MEYIIIPIILLLILAIVGFMMRRKHVAIIAKLENEKLQIQHNPINEEISKVKSLNMNGETEEMFERWRNTWDEVIDVHMTKIDSLLFDAEDQINRLRFKRATLIEREIEDYIEKCDQDKNNILEELNELIGSEEKNRIEIEQLKEYYRSARKTLLAHQHSFGVALPALEKKLETFVQKFEEFDVLTNEGNYLQAREIVISLNQESQQTFEYINDVPTILTEIQVKLPGAVQELRNGQREMEDQSYYLQHLELKDALNKYEKEFDALKLDLAELNLKVVKPRVTEINEEIDRFYDLLEKEVIAKNYVDQNCDRLLSSITNVISSTKLVNDEATYVQQSYHLNEKDAEIPKAALKQLEALQRRYDLLAMRVKEEKSAYSSLQEELIEISEELERIHEEQGHLSNTMKKLRIDENKARAQVENLKKILQDTDRLLNKANIPGIPEEMDARLDEAAEHIYVVMQSLQEVPLNMGTVHNNLNAATLCVEDVKVKAHELIENVMLIERIIQYGNRHRASNPKLNGRLKEAEEAFHQFRYAKALEEAGTAVEEMEPGALKRIQEMVAEQFTVK; this is encoded by the coding sequence ATGGAGTATATCATCATTCCGATTATCCTACTATTAATTTTAGCCATAGTAGGATTTATGATGCGAAGAAAACATGTTGCAATTATTGCAAAACTTGAAAATGAAAAATTACAAATACAACATAATCCTATAAATGAAGAAATTTCAAAAGTAAAATCTTTAAACATGAACGGTGAAACGGAAGAAATGTTTGAACGATGGCGCAATACTTGGGATGAAGTCATCGATGTACATATGACTAAAATCGATTCTCTTCTATTTGATGCTGAGGATCAAATTAATCGACTTCGTTTTAAAAGGGCAACTTTAATAGAACGTGAAATTGAAGATTACATTGAAAAATGCGACCAAGATAAAAATAATATTTTAGAAGAACTGAATGAATTAATTGGCAGCGAAGAAAAAAATCGAATTGAAATCGAACAATTAAAAGAATACTATCGCTCTGCAAGAAAGACATTGCTGGCTCATCAGCATTCATTTGGTGTAGCACTACCTGCATTGGAGAAAAAGCTGGAGACATTTGTTCAAAAATTTGAAGAGTTCGATGTATTGACAAATGAAGGCAATTATTTGCAAGCACGAGAAATTGTTATTAGCTTAAATCAAGAATCTCAGCAGACATTCGAGTATATTAATGATGTTCCTACTATTTTAACGGAAATTCAAGTTAAGTTACCAGGTGCGGTTCAGGAATTGCGTAATGGTCAGCGAGAAATGGAAGACCAATCTTACTATTTACAGCATTTAGAATTGAAAGATGCACTTAATAAATATGAAAAAGAATTTGATGCATTAAAGCTGGACCTTGCAGAGCTTAATTTAAAAGTTGTTAAACCTCGTGTGACAGAGATTAATGAAGAAATCGATCGTTTTTATGATTTACTTGAAAAAGAGGTTATTGCTAAAAATTATGTAGATCAAAATTGTGATCGTTTATTAAGCTCTATCACCAATGTCATTTCTTCTACAAAGTTAGTGAATGATGAGGCAACGTATGTGCAACAAAGTTACCATTTAAATGAAAAGGATGCTGAAATTCCAAAAGCCGCTTTAAAACAATTGGAAGCACTGCAACGTCGCTATGATTTATTAGCCATGCGAGTTAAGGAAGAAAAATCGGCTTATTCTAGCTTACAGGAAGAGTTAATCGAAATTAGTGAAGAGCTAGAACGAATTCATGAAGAACAAGGGCATCTATCGAATACAATGAAGAAACTTCGAATAGATGAAAATAAGGCACGCGCTCAAGTCGAAAACTTAAAGAAAATATTACAAGATACCGATCGTTTATTAAACAAGGCAAATATTCCAGGGATTCCTGAGGAGATGGATGCACGTCTTGATGAGGCTGCAGAGCACATCTATGTTGTCATGCAAAGCTTGCAAGAAGTACCGCTTAATATGGGAACGGTTCATAATAATCTAAATGCAGCAACACTTTGCGTAGAGGATGTTAAAGTAAAAGCACATGAATTAATAGAAAATGTGATGCTCATTGAACGCATTATTCAGTACGGTAATCGTCACCGTGCATCGAACCCGAAATTGAACGGACGTTTAAAAGAAGCAGAAGAGGCTTTCCACCAATTCCGTTATGCGAAGGCTTTAGAAGAAGCAGGTACAGCAGTGGAAGAAATGGAGCCAGGTGCTTTAAAGCGTATTCAAGAAATGGTTGCTGAACAATTCACAGTAAAATAA
- a CDS encoding GNAT family N-acetyltransferase — protein sequence MKLSIKKMNEQFASEILQWQYAEPYDFYNNELSDENVQEMLDHPYFAIFNNQGELIGYYCTGLAAQVPKGQDIGAYIECCVDIGIGMKPNLTGQGLGTAFFSFIVQTVQQEHHLPLRLTVALFNKRAIHLYEKLGFVKAIEFSTPTEFITMLKKM from the coding sequence GTGAAGCTGTCGATAAAAAAAATGAATGAACAGTTTGCAAGTGAAATTTTACAATGGCAATATGCAGAACCTTACGATTTTTACAATAATGAATTATCGGATGAAAATGTACAAGAAATGCTTGATCATCCCTACTTTGCTATCTTTAATAATCAGGGGGAGTTAATCGGCTATTATTGCACAGGTTTGGCAGCACAAGTGCCAAAGGGACAGGATATTGGTGCATATATAGAATGCTGTGTAGATATTGGAATTGGTATGAAACCAAATCTAACAGGTCAAGGATTAGGAACGGCATTTTTTTCGTTTATTGTACAAACAGTTCAACAAGAGCATCATCTACCACTTCGCTTAACAGTCGCCCTATTTAATAAGCGAGCAATCCATCTTTATGAAAAATTAGGTTTTGTTAAAGCGATCGAATTTAGTACGCCCACAGAATTTATCACGATGTTGAAAAAAATGTAG
- a CDS encoding GAF domain-containing protein gives MFTQINYEGSIADQYLTLSKQLDALLTGETNQIANLSNASALLNQFLTNINWIGFYLLQDNELVLGPFQGLPACVRIPIGRGVCGTAVATRETIVVKDVHDFPGHIACDAASQSEIVIPLLKQGEIIGVLDIDSPIVNRFSEEDRNGLEEFVKTLLNHL, from the coding sequence ATGTTTACACAAATTAATTACGAAGGATCCATTGCTGACCAATATCTAACATTATCAAAACAATTAGATGCACTACTCACTGGTGAAACCAATCAAATTGCCAATTTAAGTAATGCCTCTGCTCTATTAAATCAGTTTTTAACAAACATCAACTGGATTGGTTTTTATCTCTTACAGGATAATGAACTTGTGCTAGGGCCATTCCAGGGTCTTCCTGCCTGTGTTAGAATCCCTATTGGACGTGGTGTTTGTGGTACAGCTGTGGCAACGAGAGAAACAATTGTTGTAAAAGATGTACACGATTTTCCAGGGCATATTGCTTGTGATGCGGCCTCACAGTCTGAAATTGTTATACCGCTGCTGAAACAAGGTGAGATCATCGGTGTATTAGATATCGATAGTCCTATTGTGAATCGCTTTTCAGAGGAAGATCGCAATGGCTTAGAGGAATTTGTTAAAACACTACTCAATCATTTATAA
- a CDS encoding cysteine desulfurase family protein: MVNTIYLDNSATTKPLNEVMQAFMAVNEQYYANPASIHAMGVEANDLLMRAREQVADILQTEAKNVLFTSGGTESNNAAIFGIARSNTHIGKHILTTEIEHPSVLETMKQLEKEGYDVEYLRVDRNGVISLDELRTKIRKETILVSIMHVNNEMGTIQPIKEAAKMIHEMSRAAFHVDAVQSFGKLAISFKEEGPDCISISGHKIHGFKGSGVLAFRKPVRWQPFALGGGQEFGMRSGTVAVPQAVALAKAARLAVETMNERANKYRQWHDEIRAQLDGYGEAVHVLSTPQGAAHIMSFSVRDLKGEVIINAMQKRGVIVSTSSACSSKQTKTSHVVEALHLDEHYKKGVIRISFGAHNTIEDIEKFKQVLAEVMLELKGENK, translated from the coding sequence ATGGTTAATACGATTTATTTAGATAATAGTGCAACAACAAAGCCTTTAAATGAGGTTATGCAAGCATTCATGGCTGTCAATGAGCAGTATTATGCCAACCCTGCTTCCATCCATGCCATGGGTGTTGAAGCAAATGATTTATTAATGCGTGCGCGTGAGCAAGTAGCAGATATTTTGCAGACAGAGGCAAAAAATGTGCTATTTACTTCAGGTGGTACAGAATCAAATAATGCAGCTATTTTTGGCATAGCACGTAGTAATACGCATATAGGAAAGCATATTTTAACGACTGAAATTGAACATCCTTCAGTGCTAGAAACGATGAAACAGCTTGAAAAAGAGGGCTATGATGTTGAATATCTTCGTGTTGATCGAAATGGTGTGATTTCTCTCGATGAGCTTCGTACTAAAATACGAAAAGAAACCATTTTAGTTAGCATCATGCATGTGAATAATGAAATGGGTACGATTCAGCCTATAAAGGAAGCAGCAAAAATGATTCATGAAATGAGTCGTGCAGCCTTTCATGTTGATGCTGTTCAAAGCTTTGGGAAATTAGCTATATCCTTTAAAGAAGAAGGCCCAGACTGTATTTCTATCTCTGGTCATAAAATTCATGGCTTTAAAGGCTCAGGTGTATTAGCATTCCGTAAACCCGTGAGATGGCAGCCTTTTGCTCTTGGTGGTGGTCAGGAATTTGGAATGCGCAGCGGTACTGTGGCAGTTCCGCAAGCTGTTGCTTTAGCGAAAGCGGCTCGATTGGCCGTTGAAACAATGAACGAACGCGCAAATAAATACCGTCAATGGCATGATGAAATTCGAGCTCAGCTAGACGGATATGGAGAAGCAGTCCATGTTTTATCGACCCCACAAGGAGCTGCGCATATTATGTCATTTAGTGTTCGTGATTTAAAAGGGGAAGTTATTATTAATGCTATGCAAAAACGCGGTGTCATTGTGTCAACATCAAGTGCATGTTCATCCAAGCAAACGAAAACAAGCCATGTAGTCGAGGCACTACACCTTGATGAGCATTATAAAAAAGGTGTGATTCGCATTAGCTTTGGCGCACATAACACAATAGAAGATATAGAAAAGTTTAAACAAGTACTTGCAGAAGTAATGTTGGAACTCAAAGGAGAAAATAAGTAA
- a CDS encoding MFS transporter, producing MNIVISENRANYALMTTILSWTGMVVMSSLYLTIPLISVFSDYFNISLTKAGFTSSVFSLGFALGCFFYGAISEKYGRKNVIVFGLFSLSMITLLLGLVNNFSFILLLRGLQGLAAATFSPVALAYTLEVFPNDRKVGTIGFISTGFLVAGIVGQVFSGYVSEHSHWHVIFYVLAAVYVMTALLVVWILPKGIIQNETKNIWAPLKRIGIIFTNRNLIFSYLIAFVLLMSFVSMYIILGAYLTSDSFGMKSQNLIYIRAFGIVGMVMSPFAGKLAKRFNVLFVLKMALSLSIIELILMSFISTIAGLTIISILFVSGIALAVPSLVTLVSQLGWNMGGIAVSMYTVILFAGTSVAPFISVYLIQSGSFTVAFLLLATTLSTGLVSALMISSGKNVGSN from the coding sequence ATGAACATTGTAATTTCAGAAAATCGCGCAAATTATGCTTTAATGACAACTATTTTATCCTGGACAGGTATGGTAGTGATGTCGAGTCTTTATTTAACAATACCGCTGATTAGTGTATTCAGTGATTATTTTAATATTTCATTGACTAAAGCGGGCTTTACATCAAGTGTTTTTTCGCTTGGATTTGCACTAGGGTGTTTTTTCTATGGTGCGATATCAGAAAAATATGGACGTAAAAATGTCATTGTATTTGGGCTTTTTTCATTAAGCATGATAACGTTACTTCTAGGTTTAGTTAATAATTTTTCTTTTATCCTTCTATTAAGAGGATTACAAGGGCTCGCGGCAGCTACATTTTCACCAGTAGCGCTTGCCTATACCCTTGAGGTTTTTCCAAATGATCGAAAAGTTGGGACAATTGGTTTTATCAGTACGGGATTTCTTGTAGCGGGTATAGTTGGGCAGGTGTTTAGTGGATATGTAAGTGAACATAGTCATTGGCACGTCATCTTTTATGTGCTTGCTGCAGTGTATGTTATGACTGCTTTGCTAGTCGTGTGGATCTTACCGAAGGGAATAATTCAGAACGAAACTAAAAATATATGGGCTCCTCTGAAGAGAATCGGTATTATTTTCACCAATAGAAATTTGATATTTAGTTATCTCATTGCGTTTGTATTATTAATGTCATTTGTCAGTATGTACATTATTTTAGGTGCATATTTAACGAGTGATTCCTTTGGTATGAAAAGTCAGAACCTCATTTACATTCGTGCCTTTGGGATAGTAGGAATGGTTATGTCACCATTTGCAGGGAAATTAGCAAAGCGTTTTAATGTGCTGTTTGTACTGAAAATGGCCTTATCTCTATCGATTATCGAACTAATCCTGATGAGCTTTATTTCAACTATAGCTGGTTTAACGATCATTAGTATTTTATTTGTTAGTGGGATTGCACTTGCTGTTCCTTCATTAGTGACACTTGTTAGTCAGTTAGGCTGGAATATGGGAGGGATTGCAGTCTCGATGTATACAGTCATTTTATTTGCTGGAACAAGTGTTGCACCGTTCATATCTGTTTATTTGATACAATCTGGTAGCTTTACTGTAGCCTTCCTTCTTCTTGCTACAACACTTAGTACGGGATTAGTTTCTGCACTAATGATTAGTAGCGGAAAAAACGTAGGTTCGAATTGA
- a CDS encoding alpha/beta-type small acid-soluble spore protein, whose protein sequence is MTSNNNRSSNKLAVPGVQQALDQMKYEIAQEFGVQLGAEASARANGSVGGEITKRLVQMAESQLKGMPNNQ, encoded by the coding sequence ATGACTTCAAACAACAACCGCAGTTCAAACAAGCTTGCAGTACCTGGTGTACAACAAGCACTTGATCAAATGAAATACGAAATTGCACAAGAATTTGGTGTTCAATTAGGAGCTGAAGCTTCAGCTCGTGCCAACGGTTCCGTTGGTGGTGAAATCACTAAACGTCTTGTACAAATGGCAGAATCTCAATTAAAAGGTATGCCAAACAACCAATAA
- the rpsD gene encoding 30S ribosomal protein S4 translates to MSRYTGPSWKLSRRLGISLSGTGKEIEKRPYAPGQHGPNQRKKLSEYGLQLQEKQKLRHMYGMNERQFRTLFDRAGKMKGVHGENFMILLETRLDNLVYRLGLARTRRGSRQLVNHGHILVDGKRVDIPSYSVKPGQTISLREKSQNLAVVVEAIEVNNFVPDYLTFDADKKEGTFTRLPERSELSAEINESFIVEYYSR, encoded by the coding sequence ATGTCTCGTTATACAGGTCCATCTTGGAAATTATCACGTCGTCTTGGTATCTCACTAAGCGGTACAGGTAAAGAAATCGAAAAACGCCCTTACGCACCAGGTCAACACGGTCCAAACCAACGTAAAAAATTATCAGAATACGGTTTACAACTTCAAGAAAAACAAAAACTTCGTCATATGTATGGTATGAACGAACGTCAATTCCGTACACTATTTGACCGTGCTGGTAAAATGAAAGGTGTCCACGGTGAAAACTTCATGATCCTTCTTGAAACTCGCCTTGACAACTTAGTTTACCGTTTAGGTTTAGCTCGTACTCGTCGTGGTTCTCGTCAATTAGTTAACCATGGTCACATCTTAGTAGATGGCAAACGCGTTGATATCCCATCATACAGCGTAAAACCAGGTCAAACGATTTCTCTTCGTGAAAAATCTCAAAACCTTGCTGTAGTAGTGGAAGCTATCGAAGTAAACAACTTCGTACCTGACTACTTAACATTCGATGCTGACAAAAAAGAAGGTACATTCACTCGCCTTCCAGAGCGTTCTGAATTATCAGCTGAAATCAACGAATCATTCATCGTAGAGTACTACTCTCGTTAA
- a CDS encoding sensor domain-containing diguanylate cyclase — MKQFLKKRLKIDNAAFLSFEGNSLIPIEEMASLTIETKLNAVSWLMIEASFYQQKVVKIPYILKARQAYSMMTDMVLFQAEGKNPIGVLLVEATESWTDFMTSEYGEECIEILSKVLQMIRDNLDVKINEDQYRKLYNMTDLFHSTMDIDLILENVLKNIRDNFPEFNVELILSNDQDRHTTIDIKLFDYLSERPATIEAFVSGELTTELASDLNCRLLNAPIKGRQAIYGILQVSAPTTYLFSTTEKDFVRMLAQASGNALENAKLYHQSHRLVSDLQLINETSHRLNMRIDIHEMLLFLQKQLLKSFQPMEVCFAFKKHDTFEITGASTSLFHSENGQSYIKHVEQHFAQTNDPLFVADFSRLTPNQIEYRSIMAIPILMEEKINGFSIVLHKEPYFFSFDSFKLMQSLIHHSSLAIANSILRTQLQEMVDLDHLTKLYARSYLDQFVEKSLEYDQSGMFLLIDIDNFKRINDTYGHQVGDKILVQIAVQLKETIGSRGICARWGGEEMSVYVPNINEKEALELASTIVKVIPSATDPQVTISAGLITWDERDRPAFQSVFLHADTALYEAKNSGKNRFCTHNGSYQTNL; from the coding sequence TTGAAACAGTTTCTAAAGAAGCGCTTGAAAATTGACAATGCTGCTTTTCTCAGTTTTGAAGGTAATTCTTTAATACCTATTGAAGAGATGGCTTCATTAACAATTGAAACAAAGCTAAATGCTGTGTCATGGCTGATGATCGAAGCTAGTTTTTATCAACAAAAAGTAGTGAAAATTCCTTATATATTAAAAGCAAGACAAGCCTATTCAATGATGACAGATATGGTGCTTTTCCAAGCAGAGGGCAAAAATCCCATTGGTGTATTACTTGTGGAGGCAACAGAGTCTTGGACAGACTTTATGACCTCGGAGTACGGTGAAGAGTGTATAGAAATACTTTCAAAGGTTCTTCAAATGATTAGAGACAATTTAGATGTCAAAATAAATGAAGACCAATATAGAAAACTATATAACATGACTGATTTATTTCATTCAACAATGGATATTGATTTAATTTTAGAAAATGTATTAAAAAATATACGGGATAATTTCCCTGAATTTAATGTGGAGCTGATATTATCGAATGATCAAGATCGACACACGACCATCGATATTAAGCTTTTTGATTATTTATCTGAAAGACCTGCTACAATTGAAGCCTTTGTATCAGGAGAGTTAACGACAGAGTTAGCGAGCGATTTAAATTGTCGGTTGTTAAATGCACCTATTAAGGGCAGGCAAGCTATCTATGGCATCTTGCAAGTAAGTGCTCCCACGACTTATCTTTTTTCAACAACTGAAAAAGATTTTGTACGGATGCTGGCGCAAGCGTCAGGAAATGCTCTTGAAAATGCAAAATTATATCATCAATCGCATCGCCTCGTAAGTGACTTACAACTCATTAATGAAACATCGCATCGTTTAAATATGCGAATTGACATTCATGAAATGTTACTTTTCCTACAAAAGCAGTTACTGAAATCTTTTCAGCCAATGGAAGTTTGTTTCGCATTTAAAAAACACGATACATTTGAAATAACAGGTGCAAGTACCTCCTTGTTCCATTCAGAAAATGGTCAAAGTTATATAAAACATGTTGAACAGCATTTTGCTCAAACGAATGATCCACTATTTGTTGCCGATTTCAGCCGTCTAACTCCTAATCAAATTGAGTATCGTTCTATTATGGCGATTCCTATACTTATGGAGGAAAAGATTAATGGTTTTAGTATTGTCTTACATAAAGAGCCATATTTCTTTTCGTTCGATAGTTTCAAATTAATGCAATCTTTAATTCACCACTCATCGTTAGCCATTGCAAATTCAATTTTACGAACACAGCTTCAGGAAATGGTCGATTTGGATCATTTAACGAAACTATATGCTCGCAGTTACCTCGATCAGTTTGTAGAAAAATCACTTGAATATGATCAATCTGGTATGTTTTTGTTAATTGATATTGATAATTTTAAACGTATTAATGATACGTACGGTCACCAAGTTGGAGATAAAATTCTTGTACAGATTGCGGTTCAATTAAAAGAGACGATTGGAAGTCGTGGGATTTGCGCAAGATGGGGTGGAGAAGAAATGTCTGTCTATGTGCCTAATATCAATGAAAAAGAAGCTTTAGAATTAGCATCAACCATTGTGAAAGTAATCCCAAGTGCCACAGATCCACAAGTTACAATTTCTGCGGGGCTTATAACATGGGATGAGCGAGATCGACCAGCATTCCAATCTGTGTTTTTACATGCTGATACAGCCTTGTATGAAGCAAAAAATAGTGGGAAAAATCGTTTTTGTACTCATAACGGTTCGTATCAAACAAATTTATAG